One genomic region from Pan troglodytes isolate AG18354 chromosome 14, NHGRI_mPanTro3-v2.0_pri, whole genome shotgun sequence encodes:
- the LOC735962 gene encoding ATP synthase subunit epsilon-like protein, mitochondrial produces the protein MVAYWRQAGLSYIRYSQICAKVVRDALKTEFKANAKKTSGSSVKIVKVKKE, from the coding sequence ATGGTGGCCTACTGGAGACAGGCTGGACTCAGCTACATCCGATACTCCCAGATCTGTGCAAAAGTAGTGAGAGATGCACTGAAGACAGAATTCAAAGCAAATGCCAAGAAGACTTCTGGCAGCAGCGTAAAAATTGTGAAAGTAAAGAAGGAATAA